Proteins encoded together in one Campylobacter concisus window:
- a CDS encoding cytochrome-c peroxidase, whose amino-acid sequence MKGVILCLFIITISFCKYESYKPLTVVKYNEEKALLGKKLFFDKRLSPNENYSCQTCHNLYWNLSGSNQDSMEKGTLNPPTILNAAANYLFYSDAKISNLKDQVKESITSRIELNSDNDKIVDSVNNISEYKILFKKIYNDGINFDNIADAIAEFEKAVLSVDSPFDRFISGDNNAIDDSAKKGFEIFNNIGCAACHNGRNLGGNLTQDIGRERISALDANKRLRRVPSLRNITKTAPYLSHGEINDLKEAISFIGNYQLGYVLSKDEIDALYSFFLTLNGKKPRILNEY is encoded by the coding sequence ATGAAGGGCGTTATACTTTGTCTATTTATCATCACGATTTCATTTTGTAAATATGAATCCTACAAACCTCTCACAGTAGTAAAATATAATGAAGAAAAGGCTCTGCTTGGCAAAAAACTCTTTTTTGACAAAAGACTAAGCCCAAATGAAAACTACTCTTGTCAAACTTGTCACAACTTGTATTGGAATTTAAGCGGAAGCAACCAAGATAGCATGGAAAAAGGCACTTTAAATCCTCCAACCATATTAAATGCTGCAGCAAACTATCTATTTTATAGCGATGCAAAGATTAGCAATTTAAAAGATCAAGTAAAAGAGTCTATAACCTCTAGAATAGAACTAAACTCGGATAACGACAAGATAGTGGATTCTGTAAATAACATCTCTGAGTACAAAATTTTATTTAAAAAAATTTATAATGACGGCATTAATTTTGATAACATTGCAGATGCAATAGCTGAGTTTGAAAAGGCAGTCTTAAGTGTTGATTCGCCATTTGATCGTTTTATATCAGGTGATAACAATGCCATAGATGATAGCGCAAAGAAAGGATTTGAGATATTCAATAATATAGGCTGTGCCGCTTGTCATAATGGTAGAAATTTGGGAGGAAATTTGACACAAGATATTGGCCGAGAAAGAATTTCTGCCTTAGATGCAAACAAAAGATTAAGAAGAGTGCCATCACTAAGAAATATTACAAAAACTGCTCCATATTTATCTCATGGAGAAATAAACGATCTAAAAGAGGCTATAAGCTTTATTGGTAACTACCAGCTAGGATACGTTCTTAGCAAAGATGAAATTGATGCTTTATACTCATTTTTTCTGACATTAAATGGTAAAAAGCCTAGGATACTAAATGAGTACTAA
- a CDS encoding GGDEF domain-containing phosphodiesterase — protein MSTKRIKTILSVLTAIFFISAFFIYKANIAIGAAHKFDDGILNLKFIDNEITFSLNNIYDISNYDKLNADINSFDTNLSNLSMLNDEMMLFHKNEITKDLQNIRDVFIKKVFFTQRSAYVNSSIDSYIQISQYEIQNLALSNKLEPIFYAIKGALMLSPEAIDDISKQIKMYKNEYKDNQKAQNVLDKILYAAQATKTLRTISNSVKELHLDNLIENFRNKILEFHSDEVNKAKIAQRICLLTFIIFCSFGLYQIKMASERLRQIKLLRTTVENDHSSIIYCDKYNRISYVNKTFEEKTGYKLKEVIGKNPRILKSYMHPQSFYESIKEAVQKSLPWESDELISRTKNGNFLYEKVKFSPFFFKNKFEGYIAVKLDRTKETLILNELTQKNEQIKIQSSIDKLTGFGNYFALTEILDAQKDGVLICLSIKNFKILRFFYQTKIIDAMLKAVADTLKLCIDTSEIKAKLFRFQDDAFYIWYEGDNIVRDIEYIREYFGSNRINVAIDEKFENLPGIKMVFGVSLPNDTPQTNRLMQSALANQLAIENGSNIYYYLENDAIEMKYHKNQLAVQLIEDALENDRVIVEAQGIFNLEENETEAKYYEVLVRIIDQNGKIHYPGEFLDIAMKTQLYPQITKKVISLAFDLAKRYPDYMFSINLSITDIADASMRELIESKLNECKDPNKICFEMLESEELSDYVAVNSFIKRVKGYGCKISIDDFGSGYSNYYRILELDIDTIKIDGSIIKKLPFDENARVLVETIVSFAKKQGYKIVAEFASSEEILNQIKNFGIPYAQGFLLGKPRRME, from the coding sequence ATGAGTACTAAACGAATAAAAACCATACTTAGCGTCTTAACAGCTATATTTTTCATTAGTGCATTTTTTATATATAAAGCAAATATAGCTATTGGTGCAGCTCATAAATTTGATGATGGAATTTTAAATCTAAAATTTATAGACAATGAGATAACTTTTTCTTTAAATAATATTTATGATATCTCAAACTACGACAAACTCAATGCTGACATAAATTCTTTTGATACAAATTTGAGCAACCTTTCAATGCTTAATGATGAGATGATGTTATTTCATAAAAATGAAATAACAAAAGACCTACAAAACATAAGAGATGTATTTATTAAAAAAGTATTTTTTACACAAAGATCAGCTTATGTAAACTCATCTATAGATTCTTATATCCAAATAAGTCAATATGAAATACAAAATCTCGCACTTTCAAATAAGCTTGAGCCTATATTTTATGCGATAAAAGGTGCTTTGATGCTTAGTCCTGAAGCAATAGATGATATTTCAAAGCAAATAAAAATGTATAAAAACGAGTATAAAGATAACCAAAAAGCTCAAAACGTATTAGACAAGATACTTTATGCAGCTCAAGCTACAAAAACATTACGTACAATCTCAAATAGTGTAAAAGAGCTACATCTTGATAATCTAATAGAAAATTTTAGAAACAAAATCCTAGAATTTCACTCTGATGAGGTGAATAAGGCAAAAATAGCTCAGAGAATTTGCTTGCTTACATTTATAATATTTTGTTCATTCGGTCTCTATCAAATTAAAATGGCCTCAGAGCGTTTAAGACAGATAAAACTCCTAAGAACGACAGTCGAAAACGATCATAGCTCTATTATCTATTGCGATAAATACAATAGAATTTCATACGTAAATAAAACCTTTGAAGAAAAAACTGGCTACAAGCTAAAAGAAGTAATAGGCAAAAACCCTAGAATACTAAAATCATATATGCACCCGCAAAGCTTTTATGAATCCATAAAAGAGGCTGTGCAAAAATCTCTACCTTGGGAGAGCGATGAGCTTATAAGCAGAACAAAAAACGGTAATTTTTTATATGAAAAGGTAAAATTTTCACCATTTTTCTTTAAAAATAAATTTGAGGGCTATATAGCGGTAAAACTTGATAGGACTAAAGAGACGCTAATACTAAATGAACTAACTCAAAAAAATGAACAAATAAAAATACAATCTTCAATCGATAAGCTAACAGGCTTTGGTAACTACTTTGCTTTAACTGAAATTTTAGACGCACAAAAAGATGGAGTGCTCATTTGCTTAAGCATTAAGAATTTTAAAATTTTAAGATTCTTTTATCAAACTAAGATTATCGATGCAATGCTAAAAGCAGTAGCTGATACACTAAAGCTTTGTATAGATACTTCTGAGATAAAAGCAAAGTTATTTAGATTTCAAGATGACGCATTTTATATATGGTATGAAGGCGATAATATCGTAAGAGATATTGAATATATAAGAGAATATTTTGGCTCAAATAGAATAAATGTCGCTATTGATGAAAAATTTGAAAACTTACCAGGCATAAAGATGGTATTTGGTGTTTCATTGCCAAACGATACACCACAAACTAACCGCCTAATGCAATCAGCCCTTGCAAATCAGCTCGCAATAGAAAATGGTAGCAATATTTACTACTATTTAGAAAATGACGCCATTGAGATGAAATATCACAAAAACCAGCTGGCAGTTCAACTAATCGAAGATGCGTTAGAAAACGATAGAGTCATAGTAGAAGCACAAGGTATCTTTAACTTAGAAGAAAATGAGACCGAAGCAAAGTATTATGAAGTTTTAGTTCGCATAATTGATCAAAATGGCAAGATACACTATCCGGGTGAATTTTTAGATATTGCCATGAAAACGCAGCTATATCCGCAAATAACCAAAAAAGTGATAAGCCTTGCGTTTGATCTTGCCAAGAGATATCCAGATTATATGTTCTCGATAAATTTATCAATTACCGATATTGCTGATGCTAGTATGAGAGAGCTTATAGAGAGCAAGCTAAACGAGTGCAAAGATCCTAATAAAATTTGCTTTGAAATGCTAGAGAGCGAAGAGCTTAGCGACTATGTTGCGGTAAATTCTTTCATAAAACGCGTCAAAGGCTATGGATGTAAAATTTCGATTGATGACTTTGGCTCAGGATACTCAAACTACTACCGAATTTTGGAGCTCGATATAGACACCATAAAGATAGATGGCTCGATAATCAAAAAGCTTCCATTTGACGAAAATGCTAGAGTTCTAGTAGAAACCATCGTAAGCTTTGCAAAAAAACAAGGCTACAAAATAGTAGCCGAGTTCGCAAGCTCAGAAGAAATTTTAAACCAAATCAAAAATTTTGGAATACCTTACGCACAAGGTTTCTTGCTGGGCAAGCCTCGCAGAATGGAATAG
- a CDS encoding exodeoxyribonuclease III, translated as MKLISWNVNGLRALVTKDGFAWLTEQKPDFLALQEIKVKESDVPKEIYNLGFKDISVNSGERAGYSGVMSLANFDISTQKAAFFDDTEGRVLEHRFGDIVLFNIYFPNGQKDDERLAYKMDFYEKFLAYCKELVKSGKEVIFCGDVNTAHREIDLKNPKANSKTSGFLPIERAWIDEVLKSGFIDTFRSINGDITDAYSWWSYRFNARAKNVGWRIDYFFISQGLKDRLKDAFILPEITGSDHCPVGIDIEI; from the coding sequence TTGAAACTTATTAGCTGGAATGTAAATGGCCTTAGAGCACTTGTAACAAAAGATGGTTTTGCATGGCTTACGGAGCAAAAGCCTGATTTCCTGGCACTTCAAGAGATTAAAGTTAAAGAAAGTGATGTGCCAAAAGAAATTTATAACCTTGGCTTTAAAGATATAAGCGTAAACTCAGGCGAGAGGGCCGGATACTCTGGTGTGATGAGCCTAGCAAATTTTGACATTTCTACACAAAAGGCAGCCTTCTTTGATGACACGGAGGGGCGTGTTTTGGAGCATAGATTTGGCGATATTGTACTTTTTAATATCTATTTTCCAAACGGACAAAAGGATGACGAGCGCCTAGCCTATAAAATGGACTTTTACGAGAAATTTCTAGCTTACTGCAAAGAACTTGTAAAAAGCGGTAAAGAGGTGATATTTTGTGGCGATGTAAATACCGCTCACCGCGAGATCGACCTTAAAAACCCAAAGGCAAACTCTAAAACTTCAGGCTTTTTGCCTATCGAACGAGCATGGATAGATGAGGTGCTAAAAAGTGGCTTTATAGATACCTTTAGATCTATAAATGGCGATATTACGGACGCTTATTCGTGGTGGAGTTACCGCTTTAACGCAAGGGCAAAAAATGTCGGCTGGAGGATTGATTATTTCTTCATTTCACAAGGATTAAAAGATAGGCTAAAAGATGCATTTATCTTGCCAGAGATCACAGGCAGCGATCACTGCCCAGTTGGGATAGATATAGAAATTTAG